The Coccidioides posadasii str. Silveira chromosome 3, complete sequence genome contains a region encoding:
- the RPL25 gene encoding 60S ribosomal protein uL23 (BUSCO:453693at4751~EggNog:ENOG410PPAS~COG:J~BUSCO:15633at33183) has protein sequence MAPKDSKTGKKPSAKAGAAAKTVLKGVHSHKVKKVRTSTTFHRPKTLQLSRSPKYPRKSIPHETRLDHHKVIVHPLNTESAMKKIEENNTLVFIVDVKANKRQIKQAIKKLYDVDTVKINTLIRPDGSKKAFARLTPDVDALDIAATKLAIV, from the exons ATGGCACCAAAGGACAGCAAGACAG GCAAGAAGCCCAGCGCTAAGGCTGGTGCTGCTGCAAAGACGGTGCTTAAGGGG GTTCACTCTCACAAGGTCAAGAAGGTCCGCACATCGACCACGTTCCACCGACCAAAGACCCTTCAGCTGTCGAGATCTCCCAAGTATCCCCGCAAGTCCATCCCTCACGAGACTCGTCTCGACCATCACAAAGTCATCGTCCACCCACTGAACACTGAGAGTGCTATGAAGAAGATCGAGGAGAACAACACTCTGGTCTTCATTGTGGACGTCAAGGCGAACAAGAGACAGATCAAGCAGGCTATCAAGAAGCTGTATGATGTGGATACCGTCAAAATCAACACCCTGATCAG ACCTGACGGATCAAAGAAGGCGTTTGCCCGGTTAACACCGGATGTTGATGCTCTGGACATTGCGGCGACAAAACTGGCTATTGTTTAA